One genomic window of Salvia miltiorrhiza cultivar Shanhuang (shh) chromosome 4, IMPLAD_Smil_shh, whole genome shotgun sequence includes the following:
- the LOC131021316 gene encoding scarecrow-like protein 32 yields the protein MKAEARGMNPPTISPLQNPSGLFTNSRGSISGALTGCLSSLDGACIEKLLLHCGSALESNDVTLAQQVMWVLNNVASSTGDPNQRLASYFLRALISRASRVCPTTMSFKPAAPHRRLMSVTELAGYVDLLPWHRFGFCAANSAILEAVRGFPSVHILDLSITHCMQWPTFIDALGKVPGGPPAALRISVPSWRPPAPPLLNASIEEVGQRLVNFAKFRDVPFEFNVVDLGGEEEEEESAYDSLLSQLNAFAVKVNADEALVVNVQNWLRYLPDDESRIMSIRDSFLESIGRLNPRLVTVVDEDCDLGGGLASRIAACFNYMWIPFDALETFLPKESPQRIEYESDIGHKIENIVGFEGAPRVERPESGSRLCHRMAGAGFTSVPLGEETVKEVKALLDEHASGWGMKKDEEDMLVLTWKGHNAVYAAAWAPRANQHPLAD from the coding sequence ATGAAAGCAGAAGCAAGAGGCATGAATCCACCAACCATTTCTCCCCTGCAAAACCCTAGCGGCCTCTTCACCAACTCCCGCGGCTCCATCTCCGGCGCCTTGACGGGATGCCTGAGCAGCCTCGACGGCGCGTGCATTGAGAAGCTCCTCCTCCACTGCGGCAGCGCCCTCGAGAGCAACGACGTCACCCTCGCTCAGCAAGTGATGTGGGTTCTCAACAACGTCGCCTCGTCCACAGGCGACCCCAACCAGCGCCTCGCCTCCTACTTCCTCCGCGCCCTCATCTCTAGGGCCTCTAGGGTTTGCCCCACCACCATGAGCTTCAAGCCCGCTGCCCCCCACCGCCGCCTCATGTCCGTCACCGAGCTCGCCGGCTACGTCGACCTCCTCCCCTGGCACCGCTTCGGATTCTGCGCCGCCAACAGCGCCATCCTCGAAGCGGTGCGAGGGTTTCCCAGCGTCCACATCTTGGACCTCAGCATCACTCACTGCATGCAGTGGCCCACTTTCATCGATGCATTGGGGAAAGTCCCCGGCGGCCCTCCTGCTGCGCTCCGGATCTCGGTCCCATCGTGGCGGCCGCCGGCCCCGCCACTGCTCAACGCCTCCATCGAGGAGGTCGGGCAGCGGCTGGTCAACTTCGCCAAGTTTAGGGACGTCCCCTTCGAGTTCAATGTAGTTGACCTAGGcggggaggaggaggaggaggagtcTGCCTATGACTCTCTATTGAGTCAACTCAACGCCTTCGCCGTCAAAGTCAACGCTGACGAGGCCCTAGTGGTCAACGTCCAGAACTGGCTGAGGTATCTCCCCGACGACGAGTCACGGATAATGTCAATCCGTGACTCGTTCCTAGAGTCGATCGGGAGGTTGAATCCGCGCCTGGTGACCGTGGTCGACGAGGACTGCGACCTGGGCGGCGGGCTGGCGTCGAGGATCGCGGCCTGCTTCAACTACATGTGGATCCCGTTCGACGCGCTCGAGACGTTCCTGCCCAAGGAGAGCCCGCAGCGAATCGAGTACGAGTCCGACATCGGGCACAAGATTGAGAACATTGTCGGGTTCGAGGGGGCCCCGAGGGTCGAGAGGCCGGAGTCCGGCAGCCGGCTGTGCCACCGGATGGCAGGCGCAGGTTTCACGAGCGTCCCCTTGGGCGAGGAGACGGTGAAGGAGGTGAAGGCGCTGCTCGACGAGCACGCGAGTGGTTGGGGGATGAAGAAGGACGAGGAGGACATGCTGGTGCTGACGTGGAAGGGCCACAATGCGGTCTATGCCGCGGCGTGGGCCCCACGCGCCAACCAGCACCCACTTGCAGACtag
- the LOC131023353 gene encoding uncharacterized protein LOC131023353 — MAKTKGGTGSGSTQPPNGKTTKPSPPKRSTRRTTSEETSTKVTEDLLLTIQPEDRGRTEVLQQEEREVVRTAAESKQPEKPEEEEPELTPPTKKSKKTQTGRTASKDTEGEEEEQEKAEHEEAEEGEGVEAIQEEEVEIPTPQSKRPGVKRKLDVTKPPLPVKVRPAPAGSKTITKGEQSRRQRKPTASEKGKAKEMEVPLEADPEKTETVENSNSEDVVAPAKLVTSTITSRPKGVKRKGLVRPNTMEKGFKVMEARFKAIMDKLNAEDEPSDQND; from the exons ATGGCAAAAACCAAGGGAGGGACGGGCTCAGGAAGCACCCAACCACCAAACGGGAAGACTACCAAACCCTCACCTCCGAAGAGATCTACAAGGCGAACCACCTCAGAGGAGACCTCTACCAAGGTCACCGAAGACCTCTTGCTAACTATTCAGCCCGAGGACAGGGGACGTACTGAAGTCCTACAACAAGAGGAACGAGAGGTCGTAAGAACAGCCGCCGAGTCAAAACAACCGGAGAAGCCGGAAGAAGAGGAGCCTGAACTCACGCCTCCTACAAAGAAATCGAAGAAAACCCAGACGG GAAGAACCGCTTCCAAGGATacggaaggagaagaagaagaacaagagaAGGCGGAACATGAGGAGGCTGAAGAAGGAGAGGGAGTTGAAGCCATTCAAGAGGAGGAGGTGGAAATCCCGACACCACAAAGCAAGAGGCCAGGGGTCAAAAGGAAGCTCGATGTCACAAAGCCTCCACTGCCCGTTAAGGTCAGACCAGCACCAGCAGGCAGTAAGACCATAACCAAAGGCGAACAGAGCCGGAGACAGAGGAAACCTACTGCATCTGAGAAGGGAAAAGCCAAGGAGATGGAAGTACCACTAGAGGCAGATCCAGAGAAGACTGAAACGGTGGAAAACTCCAACTCGGAGGACGTCGTTGCCCCTGCTAAGCTGGTAACAAGTACAATCACCTCAAGGCCGAAAGGTGTTAAGCGCAAGGGCTTGGTACGACCTAACACCATGGAGAAAGGATTCAAAGTAATGGAGGCTAGATTTAAAGCAATCATGGACAAGTTGAATGCGGAAGATGAGCCCTCCGACCAAAATGACTAA
- the LOC131021317 gene encoding transcription factor bHLH35 — protein MENFDDDYTNFWEANMFLQTEELGSYFDEAISVYYDSSSPDGVQLSPASKNIVSERNRRRKLNERLYALRAVVPNITKMDKASIIRDAIEYIKSLQDEERRILAEISDLELNGDFFEMDQEDVTNFRSKPKRTKVDKASSPIEVLEFRVSNMGENVVVVSLACSKRRDTMIRLCEAFESLKLKIITCSINAFSGRLFKTLFLEGNDEDKDVLREKIEAAIAAASSK, from the exons ATGGAAAATTTCGATGATGATTACACAAATTTTTGGGAAGCCAACATGTTCCTTCAAACCGAAGAGCTCGGAAG TTATTTCGACGAGGCTATATCGGTGTACTACGACTCGAGCTCGCCGGACGGCGTGCAGTTGTCACCGGCGTCGAAGAACATAGTGTCGGAGAGGAATAGGAGGAGGAAGCTTAATGAGAGGCTCTATGCTCTAAGAGCTGTGGTCCCAAACATTACAAAG ATGGACAAAGCATCAATAATTAGAGATGCGATTGAGTACATAAAATCGCTCCAAGATGAGGAGAGGAGAATTCTTGCTGAAATTTCGGATTTGGAATTAAATGGAGATTTTTTTGAGATGGATCAAGAAGATGTTACAAACTTTCGTTCTAAGCCAAAAAGGACTAAAGTGGACAAGGCATCATCGCCTATCGAGGTGCTCGAG TTTAGGGTATCGAATATGGGTGAGAATGTAGTGGTGGTGAGCTTGGCCTGCAGTAAAAGAAGAGACACAATGATTAGGTTATGTGAGGCCTTTGAATCTTTGAAGCTCAAAATCATTACTTGCAGTATCAATGCTTTCTCTGGTAGACTATTCAAGACTCTCTTTCTAGag GGTAATGATGAGGATAAAGATGTTCTAAGAGAAAAGATAGAGGCCGCCATAGCTGCAGCTAGCTCTAAATAA